The Acropora muricata isolate sample 2 chromosome 5, ASM3666990v1, whole genome shotgun sequence genome includes a window with the following:
- the LOC136917407 gene encoding melatonin receptor type 1B-like: MDADRQETLSRELLERPGALVVLESLLMLIIDASAFAGNLLVCWAVYRNRNLRTVTNMYVVSLAISDGLMATLCIPFSIVLLVTGEWPFGFEVCQFYGFFCFFFTMISLLLMTATAVNRYFCVAKPNVYRRFFKVKPTYVSIVVIVALAASGAGLSLIFGWATYTLHYGKVLCLLQFRIPLVEKSYLLALHVFYMVIPIGVISWAYYHIFETIKQHKREINSSHLRRAPSSNVQEIKITKALFASVVGFALCWGPVVVINLLRAYTEHKLAIPRPVFLMNVYLAFGSSAINPVIYGIMNSAFRTEFLRVLTLWQRKDTRVHQSNCQVQQPKNA, from the coding sequence ATGGACGCGGACAGACAAGAGACTCTTTCCCGTGAGCTGTTGGAACGACCTGGCGCTTTAGTCGTCCTGGAAAGTCTTCTTATGTTAATCATCGATGCTTCAGCCTTCGCTGGTAACTTGCTGGTCTGTTGGGCGGTCTATCGCAACCGCAATCTCCGTACCGTCACAAACATGTACGTGGTATCTCTGGCGATTTCGGACGGACTTATGGCAACCTTGTGCATTCCTTTCTCAATCGTTCTCCTTGTAACAGGTGAATGGCCTTTCGGTTTTGAAGTGTGCCAATTCTACGGCttcttttgcttcttctttACCATGATTTCCTTGCTTCTGATGACTGCCACAGCCGTCAACCGTTATTTCTGCGTAGCCAAACCAAATGTGTATCGGCGTTTCTTCAAAGTCAAGCCCACTTATGTCTCCATCGTCGTTATTGTCGCTCTCGCTGCCTCAGGTGCCGGGTTGTCTTTGATCTTTGGATGGGCCACATACACCTTGCATTACGGAAAGGTCTTGTGTCTCCTACAGTTCCGAATTCCTCTCGTCGAAAAATCTTACCTTCTGGCTTTACATGTTTTTTACATGGTCATCCCCATTGGAGTCATTTCTTGGGCGTATTACCACATTTTTGAGACCATTAAACAGCATAAACGTGAGATCAATTCAAGTCACCTTAGAAGGGCTCCTAGCTCAAATGTGCAAGAAATTAAGATAACCAAAGCCCTTTTTGCTTCAGTCGTGGGCTTTGCCCTTTGTTGGGGACCTGTGGTTGTCATCAACCTACTCAGGGCCTATACAGAGCACAAGTTGGCTATTCCGAGACCAGTCTTTCTCATGAACGTATACCTTGCCTTTGGAAGCTCTGCTATCAACCCTGTTATATATGGCATCATGAACAGTGCTTTTCGAACTGAGTTTCTTCGAGTGTTGACTCTTTGGCAAAGAAAAGACACAAGAGTTCATCAGTCTAATTGTCAAGTTCAACAACCGAAAAATGCCTGA
- the LOC136917406 gene encoding melatonin receptor type 1B-B-like yields the protein MDADRQEILSRELLERPGALVALESLLMIIIDVSAFAGNLLVCWAVYRNRNLRTVTNMYVVSLAISDGLMATLCIPFSIVLLVTGEWPFGFEVCQFYGFFCLFFAMISLILMTAIAVNRYFCVVKPIAYGRFFKVKPTFVSIVVIIAFAASGSGLSLIFGWATYAVHYGKVFCFMQFRISLQEKSYVMFLHFFYMVIPTGVISWTYYNIFKTIKQHKGEVNSRHLRRAFSSNVQEIKITKSLFVSVVGFALCWGPVVVVNLLSAYTEHKLAIPRPVFLMNIYLAFGSSVINPVIYGVMNSAFRTEFFRVLTFWRRIDRVHPMVLRSFKIQSRSQSPRAFWSAGMCTKTGTPRFLGIWRPLS from the exons ATGGACGCGGACAGACAAGAGATTCTTTCCCGTGAGCTGTTGGAACGACCTGGCGCTTTAGTCGCCCTGGAAAGTCTTCTCATGATAATCATCGATGTTTCAGCCTTCGCTGGTAACTTGTTGGTCTGTTGGGCCGTCTATCGCAACCGCAATCTCCGTACCGTCACAAACATGTACGTGGTATCTCTGGCGATTTCGGACGGACTTATGGCAACCTTGTGCATTCCTTTCTCAATCGTTCTCCTTGTAACAGGTGAATGGCCTTTCGGTTTTGAAGTGTGCCAATTCTACGGCTTCTTTTGCTTATTCTTTGCCATGATTTCCTTGATTCTGATGACTGCCATAGCCGTCAACCGCTATTTCTGCGTAGTCAAACCAATTGCCTATGGGCGTTTCTTCAAAGTCAAACCCACTTTTGTCTCCATCGTCGTTATTATCGCTTTCGCTGCTTCGGGTTCGGGTTTGTCGTTGATTTTTGGATGGGCCACATATGCAGTGCATTACGGAAAGGTCTTTTGCTTCATGCAGTTCCGAATTTCTCTCCAAGAAAAATCTTACGTtatgtttttacattttttttacatggtCATCCCCACTGGAGTTATTTCTTGGACGTATTACAACATTTTTAAGACCATTAAACAGCATAAAGGTGAGGTCAATTCAAGACATCTTAGAAGGGCATTCAGTTCAAATGTGCAAGAAATTAAGATAACTAAATCCCTTTTTGTTTCAGTCGTGGGCTTTGCGCTTTGTTGGGGACCTGTGGTTGTTGTCAACCTACTCAGCGCCTATACAGAGCACAAGTTGGCTATTCCAAGACCAGTCTTTCTCATGAACATTTACCTTGCCTTTGGAAGCTCTGTTATCAACCCTGTTATATATGGCGTCATGAACAGTGCTTTTCGAACTGAGTTTTTTCGAGTGTTAACTTTTTGGCGAAGGATAGACAGAGTTCATCCCATGGT TCTCCGATCATTTAAAAtacaatctcgttcccagagtcctcGGGCTTTTTGGTCAGCAG GCATGTGCACCAAGACTGGAACCCCACGTTTTCTGGGAATATGGCGTCCATTATCCTAG
- the LOC136916878 gene encoding neuropeptide Y receptor type 1-like, with protein sequence MPSNTTVYKNEVFANTLENASRFPSNVTIPIDLPVTEGWLELYKLVRTILFSFLICAGLFGNSFIMATLARWREMRTPCNLLIANICAADLGVCIFAAPLRIVETFRGWIFGDVLCHVLTPIQDVLVVVSVVTQTVIALERHRAIVAPFKPKMTQKRVKIAMAVIWLGCYLTAGLPMMIFLENKLSSSGYYICIPDFPNDDYKRSYQMHLVVVFIALPLGIQSIAYFDIIRVLRAKDNSFHSHSVQRKTIKGRIRQKKRLVRMLLVLMLAFQVCYLPRGVIMLLSEFAPEIILENETEFRYMSLITLVMYYLKHVINPFILWAMSKDFRSSFLSFCPAYNAGLTFSKSSRYQSAAPRQGEKKQVRRSIVQRKDSPVD encoded by the coding sequence ATGCCTTCCAACACGACGGTTTACAAGAACGAAGTCTTCGCTAACACGTTGGAAAATGCTAGTCGTTTTCCCTCGAACGTAACGATACCGATCGATTTACCGGTGACGGAGGGATGGCTTGAGTTGTATAAGCTCGTGAGAACGATCCTCTTCTCATTTCTTATTTGCGCGGGTTTATTCGGCAACAGCTTTATAATGGCGACTTTGGCTCGTTGGAGAGAAATGCGCACACCATGTAACCTCCTCATTGCAAATATCTGCGCTGCAGACTTAGGCGTTTGTATATTTGCAGCGCCTTTGAGAATTGTCGAAACCTTTCGTGGGTGGATCTTCGGCGACGTGTTGTGTCATGTTCTGACGCCAATTCAAGATGTCTTGGTGGTTGTTTCTGTCGTCACGCAGACTGTGATCGCGTTGGAGAGGCATCGCGCCATCGTTGCCCCTTTCAAGCCGAAGATGACTCAAAAACGAGTGAAAATAGCGATGGCCGTAATTTGGTTAGGATGTTACCTGACAGCAGGGTTGCCAATGATGATCTTTCTTGAGAACAAACTGTCCTCCAGTGGTTACTACATTTGTATTCCAGATTTCCCAAACGATGACTATAAGCGTTCTTACCAGATGCACCTTGTGGTGGTATTCATTGCTCTGCCCCTTGGTATTCAGAGCATCGCTTATTTTGATATCATTCGCGTACTCAGAGCCAAAGACAACTCCTTCCATTCCCACAGCGTGCAAAGAAAAACCATCAAAGGCCGCATTCGACAAAAGAAGCGTCTTGTGCGAATGCTGCTGGTTTTGATGTTGGCCTTTCAAGTGTGCTACCTCCCGCGCGGAGTAATCATGTTACTGAGCGAGTTTGCCCCCGAAATAATCCTCGAAAATGAAACGGAGTTTCGTTACATGAGTCTCATAACACTAGTAATGTACTACTTGAAACACGTCATAAATCCTTTCATATTGTGGGCTATGAGTAAGGATTTTCGTTCTAGCTTTTTGAGTTTTTGTCCCGCTTATAACGCTGGTTTAACTTTCTCGAAAAGCAGTCGCTATCAATCAGCAGCTCCGCGCCAAGGCGAAAAGAAACAGGTAAGACGATCGATTGTTCAGCGAAAGGACAGCCCAGTGGATTAA